The genomic interval ATATACCATGCAAAATTTCTATATGCAATTGTGGATGTGAGCCACAACATGCTTAACCATTGATGCATAAATtacaaaatcacaaaggaaaactGTAATTTATACATTAAATCATAaaatcgatatatatatatatatatatatatatatatatatatatgtgtgtgtgtgtgtgtgtgtgtatatatatatatatatatatataaaacaatggtcattatggccaaacagttcagtttttgtttcatcaggccagaggacatttctccaaaaagtaagatctttgtccccatgtgcacttacaaactgttgtctggctttttttatggtggttttggagcagtggcttccttgccgagcagcctttcaggttatgttgatataggactcgttttactgtggatatagatacttgtctacctgtttcctccagcatcttcacaaggtcctttgctgttgttctaggattgatttttacttttggcaccaaactacattcatctctagaagGCAGAAtgaatctccttcctgagcggtatgatggctatgtggtcccatggtgtttatacatgcTTGCTATTGTTTGtagagatgaacgtggtaccttcaggtgtttggaaattgctcccaaggatgaaccagacttgtggaggtccacaattttttttctgaggtcttggctgatttcttttgattttcccatgatgtcaagcaaagaggcactgagtttgaaggtaggccttaaaatacatccacaggtacacctcctgtcagaagctaattggccagttgcctaaaggcttgacatcattttctggaattttccaaactgcttaaaggcacaattaacttagtgaatgtaaatttctcacccactggaattgtgatatagtcaattaaaagtgaaacaatctgtctgtaaacaattgttggaaacattactcatgtcatgcagaAAGTatatgtcctaaatgacttgccagaactataatttgctaatattaaatctgtggagtggttaaaaattagttttaatgccttcaacctaagtgtatgtagacttctgacttcaactgtacacacacacacacacacacacacacacacacacacacacatatatatatttatatagcaataaacacaataaatagcaacaaaaactactatagcactttcctaaacacctgtcactatgcactgctaagtttcctgatccatgagatcattgcatgtaaTGTCTTGAggctgattttgaggcaatttgatctaatatttaatacattttgaagtgtttcaAATCTATGTATCTAATGAAAATCCcttaaattatcacatttattttaagacaaaaatatttattttaaggtgATAGATCacaagtttttcaataactgtctgttACAGGGGCTAAAAGCCCACCATACAACCAgaaaaggaatatatatatatatatatataaatcggaAATGTgagagattatttttttttttttttttttttagattttttttttaatcagtaacTCTAGTCTTAAGAGTAAAATATGAACCGCACTTGCAATGTCCATGCTCACTGTAACAGCAACGAAGTGCGATTTCCGATTGGCTAGGACCACAGCAACTTCCTATTCGTTTTGCCGTATTTACGGTAATAGAAGTACAAGCTAAAACTCACATGGTCGGTCATTCATTGTCAGCAACACCTCTGCAGCCAAAGAACACTTCATGCCATGTTGAAGTAATTATTAACTGTTTATTTGGTTTAAGTCATGCTCTAAATGTAAAAAGAACAAccttttatgtttgttattgatAGTTTGATATTAGACGTTTAATCAAAaacaaagggggaaaaaagcCAAAAAAGCCAGTTTTTAGAATGTTGCTGTGCAAtaggtttttttctttctttctttctttcttgtaatGCAAATATGCAGAGCGTATGTTTTAAATTCTTCCTGTTTTTCTCTTGAAATTTTCACTCTGTTCATAATTATCTGAAAAAGCccgttttggtttttttttgtttttttttgtttttgtttttacagacaAATGGTATAGGGTGCTGTTAAAGTGCTACACTTAAGCAATAAAAGTAggctatagcttttttttttttttaaataagtaataaatCTTTATATAGTAATATAATGTTATAATGGACTGTTACATTTGATTTTAGAATATGCATATAGTGAATACATTTATGTTGGCACTTTTTGTATAACACATTAACTGTTTAATGGGCAACTCATCATTATACAAACtaataaaagtacaaaaaaaaaaacacgtttttatttttttgtttatttttgaggaATGCACTCTTTTAGCTTCTCTCTGCGACTTTAAAAGTTTTATACGACCAAATTACTTGTTTTACGGTATTGGAAAGTGTCGAGACAAGAATGTGAGGAATTTGAACAGCTCCAATTCATCCTCAAGCGACAGCGGTGAGGTCTTTAAAGTGAGAGCGCCCCTATTTGATCAAAACTCTATCAAACAATTACTCTCAAGTTGTGTTTTAAACTTTATGTGCTGATGTGGTGTGTCCAAACTCCATTGCCATGACAAACAGCCTATATTTACGGGTCGAAGGTGTCCGAGGACAGCTTTATTTCACAGTTTCTGATAATTGTTATGCAGTGATATATTTATTCCTTCATAACCTTTTTTGTTTAAACTGTAGGGGATACATTTTATTATTGAGTATGGATAGCAAATGAAATGTTCTAATGTGATTTATGAAGATTACCATTGgtatattttgtttagttccaCGAGGAGAGATGAAAGCTGGTGCCGCAGTTCTGCCTGGCAACTGGCGTTCTCTCTCATTGGCGCAAGCTAATTTGTGCTTCCTTTTTAAGGGTCCCACAAAAGAGTTTTGTCgttcagatgaaaaaaaaaataatatccaaatcCATACCACAAATCTGTCTCATATATACGGAATATTACGTTCCAGCTGAAGCACTCAAGCACTTCTAACGAGTCGTatgaaacttttaaaactactcgCAGAACTCTTGACAAATGCATATCGATTTCAATCGTTTAATCTGTTGATAATAGGTGTAGCTGCATGCGCAAAGCGATTTCGATAGATCGGTGTGAATTATTAGACTGTAATCAAACTTTTCTGAAACGTATCGTTTCCTCAAAGGTGATTGTTGTAGGTCTTGGGAGCTGTAGCATATCCATTGCGACAGGGCAGCTGAGTTTCTTAATGGGACGATGTGCACCTTGATTTTTGCTATTATACCGCCCCCTACCAATACTTCACCAATACACATCTTCAGACCACTTTACCCTGTCTTTCCACCACCGATACCCAGCAGCCTGTCCCCTCCCCAAAAAGACCCTCGAACCCCCACGCTAGCCGGCCCCCCTACTGATTCTCCTAGGTCACTCGTCACCCGGGATAGGACCTCCTATTTCCATACGGCTAAAGAAAGGAGCCCAAACTCAAGAGACGATAGTTCTTTAAGATTTCTCCTCCGCCCTGAGCAGACagcctctcgctctctctcacaggCTCGCTGCTGCTCTGATCTTCCCTTAACAACAGTCACGTCATAGGGGAGTTTTGTCAAGCGGAGCTGCAGCGAGAGTTTTAGAGGGTTCAGCAGAGGCAGCAAAGCATCCACGCAACCTGCGTCCGACACGAGATCCAATTTTCTTACTTTGTCACAGCCAGACCAGTGAAGACATGGAACACCAGCTGTTTTGCTGCGAAGTGGATACCATAAGAAGAGCTTACCAAGATACCAACCTGTTGAATGACCGAGTTTTACAGACAATGCTCAAAGCAGAGGAAAACTATCTACCGTCACCAAATTATTTCAAGTGTGTTCAGAAAGAGATTGTACCTAAAATGAGGAAAATCGTCGCCACATGGATGCTCGAGGTTTGTTGCGGAAAATACTTGTCTTTTTGCATTACACAAGTTTGCTTCATGATGATTCTGCTCATGCTCTTTGGACCCGAAGACttgttttataaatgtaaatatgtttcGATGTAACTTGTGTCCATGCATACTGTTCATCCCAGAACTATCACACAGAAATGCGGTGTTCCGATTATTGTTACTGAAATATGGAAGTAAAAAATGCTTTATTACGAAAGTAGCAATAATAATCCTAGACGTGTGAAGTTTTTCTGTCTAACGCTGTCGCATTTTTATTTCAATCgtttatttttcccctttcatCTGTTTCGTTTCCCAATAAACTAAGGGAAAtataaatgtagtttttatttcaattaaatacCAATGTACACGTATGCATTCTCACTCGTGCCAGTAGCCTATTATACGCCATCTTTGTTGTCGTTTGCTTAAGTTTTATATATCTCTAAATTCTCAAATGGAAACATTATTGACATCACTTGCGTAAAGGCGCTTATTAGTTGACCTTTAATTCGCATGTATAATTTATACCTAATTTTTTGGAAGTAAACGTGTTATTTGCGTCTTAAAAAGTTTTGTTTCCCTTCGCCATACCTCCTGCACGACGGTCTAAAAAGaagatatttttataattttctgaCTTCAAGATTGTGCTCTAAACTGTCGGCTTTTGTTCCCCATCGATTGATTTGGATTTACAAATGTTTAACGTTAGATTTAATGCACGggaataatttatattaatttttgaaATCCCTACTAGTGCTAAATGTCGCATGCTCCTCGTTGCACATCGGGGCTTTATAAGTCAATTCATTTAACAGCGTTTTTGTCATTAAATTCGATAGATTTCACTTTTATTCAATAAAGCATACATTCCTGAACATTTACATGTGTGTTACgcacagtgaaacaattttgctatatttttacatattttttgaaAAGATGACGAACTAGAAAATTGTTTCCTGGACTTCGCTTGGACGCCACCTTTTTGCCTTGGAAAGAAACGACCTCTAGCATCaacagcaaaatccaatatttaAAATTTCTGCAACCTATACATTGATTTTAATTAAGTAATTCAATTAGTTTTTTATAGCATTCGCTACAAGGTTTTGTTTGTAATTTAACCCTTTCTATTGCACGTGCAGCTACAGATGCTAAGCACGTGGGACAACTCGATAAAATCAAGGCATagtgacaattttatttttacttcgtTTTATTTAATTCGTTTTAGCTTATTTCGATTCTAACCACATAATTAGCGAATGCACAAAGCCAAATATCCATGTTACGTGTATATCTTATCGTTTTGCTTTTCCTTAAAGGTCTGTGaagagcagaaatgtgaagagGAGGTTTTCCCATTGGCTATGAACTACCTGGATAGATTTTTATCCGTGGAGCCCACCAAAAAGACCCGGTTACAGCTGCTAGGAGCAACTTGTATGTTTTTGGCCTCCAAAATGAAAGAGACTGTGCCACTAACAGCAGAGAAGCTCTGCATATACACGGACAACTCTATACATCCCAGCGAATTATTGGTAATTATCAAATACTGCGTCCTTTCTTCTATATTTTTGAATTCTTGATATTCTTCATATATTACTTATTTTACTTAAGCCAATGAAAATCATGCAAGTAATGGAGTTTTGCTTAGAACTTTGTACGTGGTGGATTAGCAACTGGTTTGATACGTTGCGTAGTGCAATCCACAGATATCTATATTGTAACGGCGCgcatttcacagacataacaatGTACATTTAATGTGGCCGTTAATTGAATGCAGGCCTTAATGCGTGAGTGTGCATTGACCAATTAATCGACGTCTCCATCTAGCGGTCAAAGCATGCAAAATACTCCACACCAACGTCGTCTTGCCATAAGGAAAATGATCTTCACCTTAATGTAAACTTGGGCCTTTTTATATCTTCCCTCGCAGCAAATGGAACTGCTGGCGCTAAATAAACTGAAGTGGGATCTAGCCTCTGTGACACCACACGATTTCATCGAACACTTCCTCACCAAACTGCCAATACATCAGAGC from Myxocyprinus asiaticus isolate MX2 ecotype Aquarium Trade chromosome 1, UBuf_Myxa_2, whole genome shotgun sequence carries:
- the LOC127440653 gene encoding G1/S-specific cyclin-D1-like, whose protein sequence is MEHQLFCCEVDTIRRAYQDTNLLNDRVLQTMLKAEENYLPSPNYFKCVQKEIVPKMRKIVATWMLEVCEEQKCEEEVFPLAMNYLDRFLSVEPTKKTRLQLLGATCMFLASKMKETVPLTAEKLCIYTDNSIHPSELLQMELLALNKLKWDLASVTPHDFIEHFLTKLPIHQSTKQIDLLRKHAQTFVALCATDVKFIASPPSMIAAGSVAAAVQGLYLKTSESSLSSQNLTNFLSQVIRSDPDCLRSCQEQIESLLESSLRQAQQHNISTETKQVEEDVDLSCTPTDVRDINI